The region atcaattttgatattttttaaagttaagataacttaattgattattttaatttgtatttaattaaaacatatctTTTTATTGTTAGGTCTAATTTATTAATTAGCACATGTTATGCAAGTTTGTCAACTTTAGCACGACCTTGATATATGCAAAAAGGAATTAAGTTACCACATATTTTGTCCTAGTTGTTGTAGTTTTATACTATATTTTTATGAAAGAATATCCAATatcgaagatttcataattttttaaacataatataaaaattaattttaacatagaAAAAATATTTCTAAATAATAGCACTTCTATTTGTTATAGTTATATTATGCTTCTAGATGCATTAGttattaaaattagttataaaCTGAGGCCAAAACCGTAAAGCATCGTAATTGTTATTCCTATTGTTCATAAAAAAAGATTAATTAAAAAACAATTCAGATTTCAAATCCAAACAACAATTATATTCGCCAATCTCGTATCAAAATAAATCTTAAAAACAAAGGAATTATAGGCCCAAAATCTTGTAAAAAAATGTTTTCTATAAATTCCCAAAACTAGCTAGATAACATCATGcaaaattgagaaaaaaaaaattacctctAGGAATTGGTTATTAGATCGAAAATGCTTAAGCCAAATCAAAATAAGGCTTAATTAACTAATCAAATTAACCAaagaaaaaactcaaaaaataataaactcaAAAATACAAAGAAGCAACTCAGATTTTCGACCTCACCATTGAAAGTTTGTCGTCACCCATCCATTCTTGACCTCAACTTCGATCTCATCTAGGTTATGCAAGCCCGCAAGCTAGGGCTGTGCAGAAATAGTATCCAAACAAATTACAACTGTTCGTCAAAAATTGAATATCCAATTATAATTAGATCGGATCGGGTCAAATCAAATTTTTGAAGATCCAAATTGGATTGAATCGGTGTTGGATGATAACCGAACCGAACCAatccaattatatatatttttaaaatatacttatttaatgaaaaaaatttaaatatatatttatttatttaattatgattataATTTATGGTGGATTTGTATGGTGTTGTATCATTTTGAACAAATTAGTGtttctatttataatattatgaattatttaagcAAATTCAATTTAATAAAGGCTCCAAAATATTGGATGACTCCAATCTGATCAAATAACTTTTGCTGACGCAAAAAATCTATCACTAAAATCATTTTGTGTGATAGTATGGTAAGAGACCAAAGTAAATGTAACATATGAGCCAAATTAGAGATTTTTATTGCAAAACTCTCAtttcatttatttgtttattatattGATGTAATTGTTTGtacatattataaaatataaatttgacATCAATGAATATTTTATCTATTTCAATAaggtttaattttaatttaaaagtgTAAAACAATCTTGAGCGCCCGGATACactacttgtaaaaattaattataCAATCTAAAGTCTTAATAATGGGAAGGCATTGTGTATTAACAATATATATACCAATAATTGTCCCAAAatgataatttaatttttaaatacacACACAACAAATGATCATGTCAACAACCATTGGTGAACATAGCTAAAATCAACTACGCTTCTCAAAATACAGAATTTCAATATTATGATATTCAAACACCACAGAAGGCTTTGATTGGATCTTTGGTCTTCTTGGCCTCATCTGTGACATAAAATCGAATATATTTACGATTATCAAATGGTTTATAGAGTATTGGATGTTCATCATCCACAAATTCTTCTGGCACTTTTATTTCTCCATCTGTGAATGTGAATATTCCCATTGAGTATCTCTCCTCATGTCCAGAAAGGCTAACTTGGTGGTAGCAGGCTCTTATTCTGTCATTGCTCCAAACCTGAGATTAATCAATTTATCCTAATTAAGAAAATGATTTACCATATAGCCTTTGATATTCATTAcaattgaattaaaattaattgGTGCTAAGTAGAGTAACCATTTCTTTTAATGGTTTCTCATATGGTTTCCATGTAAGATTTTATTTCAAATACACTCTCTTACGTTTGCGCCAGAAAGTATGGAAATAATTAATGACCTTAGACACAACAAGATTGAACGTGATATTTGACAAACTATAATTGATTGAACACCACAAAATTGATTGGAAAATTTGTGGGTATATACGTCATTGCTAATAGGTCAAAGAATCCAACACGACAAATTGACACACATCGACCTAAAGGCCTCAAATGGAGGCCAAGGGTGGAGTAAATCAAAAGTTTTGAAGTAAAACATCTTCTTGATACCATATTACAATTGAGAGAGAAATGTTATTTAGGAATAAGATTGGGGTCATGACTTTAAATTGTTAAGTGGAGTAACTATTTtctttataataatgatattaggTATCCTATATGATTCCTATGTCTGACttatttctaataatatattCTATTATAAACTAGTAGGGCGAATATATTTACTAACTAGAATAATATTACCTTCATCATGTCGCCAGCCATGAGGAGAAAATGAGAAGGTTTTGGGTGAATGCTAATCCAGGTGCCATCCTCGGCTTGAACTTGGAGACCACCAACCTGGGTTTGGTGAAGTATTGTTGTGAAGTTCTTATCTGTATGGGGAACAAACCTTACAGTGGTATCAGAGTCTTGATTAGGTTCATCATATTTCAAAAATCGAAGAACATGACTGCAAACAGCCTTAACTGGCTTCCAATGTTTCTCCACTCCATAACTTTCAAACACCATTTTTGTAGCCATCTCATCTAATAAGGCTATTTGCTTTGCATATGAATGGACAATATCACTGTGTACCAACATATGAAATATGTCATGATCAAGTGTTTTAGGAAAATTACAAttaaatgctatatatatatgGAGTTCATAAGAATATATTGATGGACATATTGGTGATGAGACTAGTTAAATCAAAAAATTTCActtaaaatacataaattaattaattagatttaatttttatatataatattactttttgccatttatttatatatttatagcaAAACATccttaataatataattttttataaatatataaatttttgtatatatatgatataattatttaaattttcacATTGTATGAAAGAGGAACACCTTTGATATTCATATCAAAGTTGTTTGAGAGAAAAAGTGCTCTTTTTAAGGTTTTGATTAAAC is a window of Humulus lupulus chromosome 4, drHumLupu1.1, whole genome shotgun sequence DNA encoding:
- the LOC133829545 gene encoding probable 2-oxoglutarate-dependent dioxygenase AOP1.2 translates to MATKMVFESYGVEKHWKPVKAVCSHVLRFLKYDEPNQDSDTTVRFVPHTDKNFTTILHQTQVGGLQVQAEDGTWISIHPKPSHFLLMAGDMMKVWSNDRIRACYHQVSLSGHEERYSMGIFTFTDGEIKVPEEFVDDEHPILYKPFDNRKYIRFYVTDEAKKTKDPIKAFCGV